acagttcatacgggatgcctcggattctccgtgcgagctgcatgtccttcacaaagagagtgcccctattggcctggtgactgaagaggtaagaatcttcaaagagactcacgaggaagtcctcagctgactgtggatacagaagagcattagtccctcttaaagtgacagcactcccggtataatttactacacagctcgaaggactgatcagatttcacttttatgagctgttagctagagtgatggtggggggggggggggtctggcctctggaactcccacaatgcatgacaacccctatgcaaatgtcccgctagggcatatggatgtgttagagggggcgggggctgagtagtgaatcactgcaaagagcagctccctctctggttgacccatgcgttacatggacagtgcattgtatgagatactgacctcttgtagcgccataagtgcggtgctttgccagtagtaaaacacgccgcgggaatacttcaggcagatctctctcacctgcaagaataaaaggggaatatcactgacaataaagaggagcagccgcagaggacacatccactcaccaggcggaaaaacggggttttctgaatgagcagattggttgatttttggtactttcttatttccatcagtgcacgggctcctgggcggtagcgtcttcttcgttgtgtgctcggtctgtgacttgtttcccctctacctgtaagaaagaaatccataatcacagctgaaaatgaatctcccgctacatggaaattcactgtctggccgggttcacacgtagcgtaaacacggcggattttctgcaaccgatttcattgcggaaactccacagcgtaatacagaagcagaagagtggaggagattcaaacaaatctcatccagacgcagcggaaaaaaaccgccaaacttacccagatctctctgctcctgcgttcaacccggcctccagggatgatgtctcatcccatatgactgctgcagaacatcagagggacacgtcaccatggctacgggtaagtatgggtttttttctaccttctatggacattccagccgaaaaactgcaatttttcagccagaattacctccggtgcccagggccaatacgctgtgtacttttacgccgcgtatctgccctgtgtgaacatggcctattaccttaatgtcccccaaggaacatcaggtaaacagatttaaaacataacatgctacctgcagccaccactagagggagctcatggtatatggttgtacattgaacttggtaacaaaacagtatgcagtgagctccctctagtggtggctgcagggagacaaAATTCTACCATGTAACTGTCTACGCAGGAGATTTAGAGCTCCGTTTCAGAAAATTGTGCTCCAACTGCTGTAAAAcgacattaagaaattaatcagcacagaatgttggaccaaaaaatgatataaatgtggacgttcaaattttaaatacttttctatgactgataatttggggtccatcaagtcctattgatacctgattaaaggggttgtaccacgaaaataatttttcacctatccacaagataggtgataaatgccggatcgctgcgggttgttaacaagagtgcgggtcccagagtggtggtcactcaagtcattctctatggcagtggtccccaacttattttgcaccgaggaccggtttgatgcaagaacatttttgcggggactggcggggggggggggggtgggtggaggggttagagtcagttcacacattacGTAAATACGGcatatacctgtattataatgcggaaaaatcggcagcataatacagtagcagcaaagtggatgagataaaacacgtctcatccacacgctgcataagcggagtagaaaaaaggctcagaaattgacgtcacaacatcgcgcctgcctgcgcggagccgctcacggcagagtgcataattgggcaaggagcagtcaaacttgactatttccggcgatcccatagggaatgaatagagcggtcggactgcaggttggaaattcttagatccctcatttcataatatatcttcatgggtgtgagatgtgttctcagattcccttcccagggccatatagtaacgtgcttcctgcaaccaccactaggggagacGATTGTGCACATAATACAGCTCATGTTGTGCCTATATAAATCAGTCctcagtttgctccccctagtggcggccttgTGCTACAGAAATTTCGGTAAGTAACAGATTTTTACCTGCATAGAAACGAACCCTCTAAGATATAAAGCTGAGAAACGGATTACAATCTAGTATTACACGACCCGAGGTTATctggaattcatttttaaaataaaatatataatgagagtgataagatgatcaaggtgcaactttctcttacttggcggagattgaggaggagctgcaggtttcttctgcggctgcgccgacttcctgcgggacgagcttttctggggtggtttcatgatgatgtaaaacgctgctgagagacatacaatcagttaagcagataagagacggtgacaattcagcagaatgacaggtgacgtaggataaactgagcggttttatactgactgatgccaccaatgcaagtgacaagaaagtgatgacattgacggtgaagatatgagattgccggatgtcagtaattaacgcacgctgcatcaatgaatacaatagatcctcgtggcatcaattaccagaacagcgacatcaatgatctatttaataatgcggcaacagaagagctacccgcagcagatcccgcaagcaatgggcagatgtttgcagacgtaatggagccgtcttttcaggcgtgattcgaggcgtaaaacgcctgaaaataggtcgtgtgcacagaaccttacagagaatccgtaatccagacaaaggtgggaaatttaaaactggagcaaaggaaaagtggagcagtcgtcatggaaatgaaaggccgcagctggaggacgatgagctgcaacaatgcagtacaaatatacagaaataaaacatctaataatccatatgatctctagacacgcagcagcgaaaatgtataaaatcaacaCACACGATAGACGAGGAGAAGAAACATTCAGTCGAGTGCGCAACTTTTCTTAGGACTCTCTGCtttgtgccgtttctctgttattcctcctggaaatgtaagaattgacagctgtgtgttaccagttgggggtgtgtccctacacaaactgacaacgtccaatcagtgctgacagagagactgtagggacacgaccTTTGATGAGGAGAATGGCAACACCAAGTTATCTATTAATACATACATTTCAGGAGAAGTGACGGCTCCTCTTTAATAATATTGTCTGTATCGTGTATAATTCATGAGGACGCACGTGCTGCCCGGCGTGATCTCAGCGTCACCGTATCTATCAATGATTATACACTGAACTCTAGAAAACTGCCAGATACACCAGGACGACTGTATacatcagagtttcccaaccttttcaggctcgaggcaccccagggaaaaaaaataattctcagggcacccctaccaaaaattgtttacaaaacgacaaaaaatggggaaaaacaagcagtacactcttaggttatgttcacacaacgtttttttgtaaggcagaaactaaaagtTTGCCTCGAAATTCATttacgaattttgaggcagatttttaattgacagcgctgtttgacttttttttatttatttttttcccacattttttttaagccgttgaagcgaatgcaaaaaccgcagacaaaaaagcaccaaacgagcgccgcaggttttttctgcctcctattaatttcaatgggaggtgagaggcggaaaccacttgaagaccgtcagccccccactcacagtaatgaccgtcagccccccactcccagtaatgaccgtcagccccccactcacagtaatgaccgtcagccccccactcccagtaatgaccgtcagccccccactcccagtaatgaccgtcagccccccactcacagtaatgaccgtcagccccccactcacagtaatgaccgtcagctccccactcccagtaatgaccgtcagccccccactcacagtaatgaccgtcagccccccactcacagtaatgaccgtcagcccccactcccagtaatgaccgtcagccccccactcccagtaatgaccgtcagccccccact
This portion of the Rhinoderma darwinii isolate aRhiDar2 chromosome 4 unlocalized genomic scaffold, aRhiDar2.hap1 SUPER_4_unloc_4, whole genome shotgun sequence genome encodes:
- the LOC142684071 gene encoding histone H3-like centromeric protein A — protein: MKPPQKSSSRRKSAQPQKKPAAPPQSPPSRGETSHRPSTQRRRRYRPGARALMEIRKYQKSTNLLIQKTPFFRLVREICLKYSRGVFYYWQSTALMALQESAEDFLVSLFEDSYLFSHQANRGTLFVKDMQLARRIRGIPYEL